The following proteins are co-located in the Palaemon carinicauda isolate YSFRI2023 chromosome 3, ASM3689809v2, whole genome shotgun sequence genome:
- the LOC137638720 gene encoding hematopoietic prostaglandin D synthase-like, whose translation MPQYKLKYFNLRGRGEPVRWVLAAADQPYEDVRFSRETEWPFKKPEMPYGKVPVLYIDDKPLSQSVTICRYLGRMHNLSVDDPWESAVGDEVADSVHDLLPHAAQMVYAKNAGDADKAKMLATEFYTSTLPPVMRELDRRLEGREWFCGDKMTWSDVFVSCYLSQLSAHHESSLDAVPRLKSLVEKVIKIPQIEKWIKERPDTPM comes from the exons ATGCCTCAATACAAGCTGAAGTATTTCAACCTGAGGGGCCGAGGTGAACCTGTCCGCTGGGTCTTGGCCGCTGCGGACCAGCCTTATGAGGATGTACGCTTCTCCAGGGAGACCGAGTGGCCCTTCAAGAAGCCAG AGATGCCCTACGGGAAGGTCCCAGTATTGTATATTGACGACAAACCCTTAAGTCAGTCGGTGACAATCTGCCGTTACTTGGGAAGGATGCACAACCTCTCCGTGGATGACCCTTGGGAATCTGCCGTCGGCGACGAAGTGGCAGACTCCGTCCATGATCTTCTGCCACATGCTGCCCAGATGGTGTATGCCAA AAATGCTGGAGACGCCGATAAAGCGAAGATGTTGGCCACGGAGTTTTACACCAGCACTCTTCCACCTGTTATGAGGGAACTGGACCGAAGACTGGAAGGGCGTGAATGGTTCTGTGGAGATAAG ATGACGTGGTCAGATGTGTTTGTCTCCTGCTACCTCAGCCAGCTGAGTGCCCATCACGAGAGTTCCCTGGATGCTGTTCCAAGGCTGAAGTCTTTAGTGGAGAAAGTCATAAAGATCCCCCAGATAGAAAAGTGGATTAAAGAACGTCCTGATACACCTATGTAA